ATTTGGATACTCATGTAATCAAAGGTTTGGATTACGAAACCAAAAAAGGGATTCGCGAGaatgtgaatgaaaaatttGCTCACATTGCGTGGCACGTTCAAAAACGCGTAGTAATCCTCCTCGACGTATTCCAGGTCCTCGTTGTCATCCATGTCGACGAATATTTTTACGCAAAACCTGCAAGAATGTTAGCTCACACTTCAGCAATATCACTCCCGATTGCTGGTGTGTTGcgtgttttcattatttactACTTTTCAAATCGTTCTCCTGTGTGCGCCGAGGATGTTTTGTGTCAAAGTGGCATGCCCAGCGAGGTTGTGAAGCTGTGGGACGAAAACACTTTCTCGCATTCTACACATTTGcaacatttctcgcgtaacttttgaaaagttcctatgtaacattcacaccaactcgagaaaaacgaagttaaagaccggaacattgttccgcgaattgtttcaaaaggaatcgatttATCACTTCTTTTACTACTAGCAGCCAATAATAACGTTGAAACCCCAATCGCAACTGTTGtaatgtgattttagtttgaaattgaagcctccgagtgaaaaatgttacattgtacGTTTTAACTGACGGCTTTGTACATTGGACGAATTACGTTGcacaatgaaaatttgaaaataactactgaacaacgatcCAAACACTTGCACTTCGTACTAAAAGCAGAtctttattgttatcactcgtagaattgcactaaaaacggtatctacacccgaaaataacaaaaactcaaaatgtccAAAGTgtgacttcgtgttgttttgatttcttTGTTACCGTCaaaggaaagtggcgtccgaggTAACAGTTGAGTGCTTAAAAttagaatctgtacattggacatattttgtatcggtgatagaaaggtgaaaaggatagatacttgaacggttGTTTACGCAATGCGTTCAATGATTGAGAGCTAAtggtgtgcatccattaactcgattttcatttttaaccttttcaaaagttacgcgagattagCACTTTTTAATGGTTACTACGTTAGTAAAACACGTCTGGTTATGACTAGTTGTACAGACGGAATGAACATTTTATTTAAAATCTAATTCATGGCTTACTAATATCAACATCCCCTCCTTAACCATGAATTTGTTGAATTCCAAGATTCTTCACTGCTTCAGTATGACGGCCTACCGGAATGGGTTTGGTAAGAACATCCGCCTTCTGGAGCTCGGACTTCACGTGATGCAACGAGATCGCCTTGGATTCCAGTTGTTCGCGTACAAAGTGGTGCCTTAGATCGATGTGTTTGCTTCGAGGTGAATAACCGATCTCCTTTTCCGCCAAGCAGATTGCGCTTTGATTATCGCAGAAGATCGGGACAGTAACATCAATCTGAAACATCTCGTTGAGAAAAACCACGCCACCAAACAGCTTCCTGTGTTGCACCTGATAGAGCCATGTATTCCGCTTCAGTTGTGGACAAAGCCACTGTTGGTTGTCGCCTACAACTCCACGCCACTGATCCGCCACCGTACTGAAAGGTATACCCTGTGACAGAACGACGAGTTTCCAAATCCTTGCCCCAATCCGCGTCACTATATCCTTCGAACGATGGTTCAGCTTGCTTGTGGAAAGTCAGCTTCTTGGATTTTGTGCCCTTCAGGTACCGGAGAATTCTTTTAGCCGCTGCCCAGTGTATCTCGTTAGGATCACTGTTGAAACTGCTCACTGCGTTTACGGCATAAGCGATATCCGGCCGTGTGCAGTGCGCCAAAAACTGCAATCCTCCCACAAATTCACGAAACGGAACCTTTTCCATTTGttgcttctgttcttccattcttGGTCCTGCTTTCGTCAATCGCTGATGTGGGTCCATGGGTATCGACACTGTGTTGCAATTGGTCATGTTGAATTGCTCCAGTAGTTCCTCCACATACTTTTCTTGATCCAGCATAACAGCGTCCTTACTTCTAGTGATTCGCATGCCTAGAACCCGCTTGGCCTCTCCTAGGTCTTTCATGTGGAACTTCGTCATCAGTTGCTTCTTCACGGTGTCGATCCAATCTTGATCCGTCGAGAACAGCAAGAAATCGTCCACGTATACAGCGACCACCAGAATAGTATTTCCTTCGATCTTGAAGTATACGCACGGATCGAAGCTAGATCGCTTCAAACCCATACGCTTCAGCTCCGCATCCAATTTCGTGTTCCAGACACGACTCGCTTGCTTCAATCCATACAGAGCCTTCAGCAGACGACAAACTTTCTTCGGAGACTTCCTATCAACGAATCCTTCAGGTTGCTCCATATAGATTTCTTCGTCGGACAACTCTCCCTGAAGAAACGCTGTAACGGCATCCATTTGGTGTATACGCATATCCTGCTGCGCTGACAGTGCCAACAGAAATCGAATGCTTGCGAGTCTCACCACTGGTGAATACGTCTCGTTATAGTCGACTCCCTTGACTTGCGAGAACCTTTTGATGACGAGCCTTGCCTTATACTTCTGCACAGATCCGTCCGAGTTGAATTTCCGCTTGAAGACCCACTTGCACTTCAAAACTTTTCTTCCCGCTGGTAGCTCTGTTAACTTCCACGTCTTGTTGCTTCTCAACGCCTGCATCTCAGCTTTCATAGCCTCACGCCACAGCTCATGATCGTCGGCCTCCATTGCTTGACCGACCGTCTGCGGCTTGGTTTCCCGCTCATTGCCGATTACCTGAGATTCAACAAACGTTTCAGGAAGTACACTATAAGTCAAATCGAAATTATAGTACTTGCCTGGAATACGGCGCTCCCGCTCGCTGCGCCTGACAGCATATCGCTGCTCTTCTTGTTGCGAGGGGAGCGCAGGTGATGCTGTCCGAATTGTCTCGATACTATCATTCGCGCTGTCGTAATCCGTCTCGTCCTCCGATGACAGGtctttttgattttcatcaTTGCCTTCGGTGGAACCAGTTGGCAAGCCGATAGCTTCATTACCTTCAACGATCTCTTCACTCATTAATTCCATCATTTCATTCAAAGGTTCAGCTTCCGACATCTGCATGGCATTTCCGCTAGCTTCGCTCACGAAGACGACGTCACGAGACACAAATACTTTTCCAGTCCTAGGATTGAACACTCGCAGGCCCTTCGAATTCTCGGAATATCCAACAAATATGCCATCTTCGGATTTTGCATCCCACTTCAATCGCTTCGCCTTCGGAACATGGCACATTACTTTTGCTCCAAACACACGTAATTTGGACAGGTctacatgacgttagaccagcgatactcaacctgcggcccggcagtccttctggttggcccatctggtgtgtatgaagtttggaactcatacacataagtacttttgccttgacatcattgcagacgaaagagaggatacggttattcacaattaatgaaaaattgcattctctgcaggtaaggaaaaattttgaacgaaaattgtctctgataattattttctgttctagataagattgttttgctgaaatgcaaggagatttattgaaaaatagttaagttagggccaggactatgtcttctaagtatttaaacaacatcgaataaaaattttcattctattttcaacaacttacatttgctttcgggtctgcttatgacgaaatatgggttactgatcgatattgttacgacagacatggttcatggccgtgtggtgatctaaaacttgtatagccttgcatggcggatggaaaatatacactgcatttttttataaatttcatcaacgacaagaccgcaagccttggtggatgtgcaatatatcaacggagaaatactgtttttaataaaaattaacaatgcgtatgtatgtgtatgtatgtatgtgtagatcgttggaacatttaaacacacatacagcacataagttattaagtggtccaaaaaatcatttttttccactttttcccaaaaatgacaaatgaaaattaataacttttgaatcactgaatcgatttagatgatcgacatataaaattgacctagccttttatcaaaaaatatttaacttgcgaaaaaaataatcatattttagtaattattgattgtagtcgttttttatttttttatgactttggactagagggcgctatatttttttatattttttcttgaaagctgaggattttttacacaacatatctcgatatcagggttgctattttttcgttttttagatatggtttttaaaaaaatcatttttccccatttgtccaaaaattactttctgcaaaaaatcataacatttgaactactgaacctatttagatgatcgatatattaaattgaagccaataagcaaaattcacacttgcgggaagattggattctagtagcataggtctagtttagtcacatatgaatattgatcgaagacttaaaacatgttaaatttacaaaattctaacttaaaaacgataattatagcatctctgatatcgagatatgttagataaataatcctcagctttccaaaaaaaaaaaaatatatagcgctcctatctttaaccgagaaaactatgaaaaaataactcaatcaataattacaaaaacaaaattcaattttttcgcaaaagtaatattttttcaaagaaaaataactcgtaagcttaaatttgatatgtcgatgatatgaatcggtccaatagttcgaaagttataactttttgtagtgggaaaaatggggaaaatttgtttttcgaaccatcgattagttttgaaaaatcatatttcaaaaacgaaaaaaatagcatctctgatatcgagatattttatttaaaaaatactcagctttcaatccatattaaagataggatccatattatatgcaaggtaaatatttctcaattaaagctcattggcttaaatttgatatgtcgatcatctaaatcggttgagtggttcgaaagttataaatttttgaaaaaagtcattttgggaaaaagtggaaaaaatgatttttgggatcaccctaaaatggaaatgggcaccctaatgacaaattaaaaaaaaatacgagtttaatgttttgcgataaaggacaaaattaccacttttgacgaagatctgagaaccactatattagtttggcatggaatggctatatatatacagaatacaatcttacgtgcatcgtgatgtacaaagtattaatgaatatgtgaaaattaacgttgaaagacatttctatagatctgcacacttttacagacttttccacatttttaacagacattcacatgtttttacagactttttttaaaaatcatctggcagttcttccttccactttttatcgaatatttccaaatcgcaggagtaaacatttacgtgactctgactttgtttgtttttattacgttcggaaaaacgttatgacaaagagaggggacattaaaaatgcgttgctcagtgaaaggctgagatgctctttcagagatgcaatggttaattaaacaattgacggaaaaatgtagttcgttcattttataattttacttatttttgcccttgacaacaataccttaTTCATAGTgatgattatcataagaaaaataacactcctgattgttggatctcttttgacatttcaattggatctttcttgacagccgttttgattcagtccgcactacctaggtggCAACTAAACTGTCACCCGTAGATGCGCGCAACAGCAATATAAACAAAACAACAATTTACGATTCAGATAGAACGTCACGGAAAGGATCATCCACGTACCGTCAACGTAACCATCAATTCACAGATGCAGTCTATGCTTGCAGCAGCATCGTTGCGTCAAATGTCGACGAATGAACTACCCAATCACCTTTGTTACGCGCGGCGAATAACGTGTAATGGCTCAAATCACTGTATTCtataggcgaatggcgtgactatagtttatCACTAGGTGAGATGCCTAGACAAAAATGTAAATGATGTACATTATGTACACGGCCACCCCAACACCCTCAATGAACACCGGGTAACCAACCTCGGACCGATCTTGGTCGAATGATGCTGACAGTTAAGGGGGCTTATCTGAGCCTCTGTTCATCATGAAGGTGCTTTTTGACAGATAGAGTTTGGTTTGGAATTTGtataaacactattttgtttgtcacactTCAATCATCAACAAtggtaaacaatatcaaacatcgaacatggaaaaaatcgtcTGAAATAgttaaggtaacctaaccagtcggtacaggtttgacgaacagaccgaaaaaatattttaggcatcctaTAACTGAATATTTGATTGTCGTGTTTTgcgtcgaatatatttgatcagtacacgttgatagAATTGTATCGGTCAAAAAGAGTGAAATTTTTGACTTCGGTCAAACCGTGTACAGTTATTtacatttaaggtgaaggtggaagctagccattgtagtagtataggtaaacccacgtgtaaaaatggggaaatagtgtttgtgagagaagagcaaagcacacgtaaatagatcaattcacttatcagactgtgtgacgcttcattgacacgagtctttgaatacatttgaaaaaaaaaataacaattcaatactaaagtaaaatgtatgaacgaaatgttccgatgaacaattgcaaaaataaatacatatagaaggtgcatttgcaaaTGAAgtgaaattctgattatacgcgagcgtaacatgggcaaattcataacacatgcgaattggggctcttttggtattaacaagttcttccgcatagtaactcgatgttgataattccttaatattttccttcattgatcgtattgttttcacatattcacgttggagaaccttaacccttctcttcgttggccgaagcattttgattgaacgtaatacttttccgtttactgtttttgaaagcataggcagctgtggcagtgttccgagctctgccatacaattttcttacccaatgttaaagttgctaaaacttacattatagacccattaaacgttgaaataataattgtattaatatcaacacaattttactctattgattttcatgacatgaaacgctatgactaaggaataacattttattgagtggtttttatagctgtttcgatgatgttgtctggcatcagtgtcgaaaaaataacgatgctttcaccagtacaaacaaaaccattgccgaagattgaaaaatgaaaatttaattttaaattaattttaatataagcactaactcgagttttccgacgttgttcactatacagtgcgatagcagatgaaaatttattatcttgtgaataatcgattagagtttggttgatattacttgatgggaagtgtgcgaaaacgatcattttcttcacactgtttcgcaaaattattgattttcgtgcgaggggtgagggagggagataaaagaaatgagcgccattgtggcagccatatgtgggtagcttccaccttcaccttaatgcgATATGCCGAGGCATcactgtaattggacattggcgatgagagtggtatagtgtcgacgtctggtggcgactttcaatgtattgccataatttgggccccgagcTCGATgtgtacaaaaatgtccaattggaGGTAAAactgtccaattaaacgtgtcgcattacaggtctgtccctGTCTGTCCATtaaggccatctacacactaggcaacctaagTTGGAAAGCAACTTAACGAATATGACAAATAAGATGAGagcatgtgtaatcaaatgagagcatacacactaggcaactggcaacttaggtcggaccaactttttcgattcaacctagcatgtcgagtcgcgcgCGATTTGTGTCGACAactttttcgttcaattgctgttGACGTTTTGATTTCTGCGTTCATTGAATTTCAATATCTGTCAGTGGTGATGCAAAACAGTGTTTACAATATTGGCGCATCTGTTTCTATGAACGAACGAGATGTAAGTATTTTGCTACTTTGGTTtagtttatatataatatatattcgtTTGACGTTAGGAAATGCCATGAATATGCAAGTTCTCTTGATATACCGTCCGGAAAGAGTGCTGTATTGGTCAAGGATGCGTATAATATTGGAGATTGAGCAAGAAGCACAGAATCCGCTGGATGTGTTTTTTCCAAGTTAACAGCAATTGTTGCTGTCTGTTGTTATCAGCGAGCCGAAATaagtatgttaggtaaatatgtCACCTTTAGCTTGATGCCGTCGGTTATAATAATGATTCAACAAAtaccaacagatagcctaagatTGGATAATTCTGGTCAGATTTCCCGGGAAACCGTTATCATCCCTGATTCTCGATTGTACCATGTGCGAAGGTGTGGTCTGCGAATATGTGACCCCTAGgagaatttttcatatttagcGTTAGTGTATACATAAATCATTCTTTAgaagaattgttgaaaaattttctgttttctttatataattcttttcggctgtatttttatttcaatgattttttttatgtttgtaaatATTGTTTGCTGGTTTGTGGTATTActccaacgaaaaataaatatatacatctattttttagaaatatttagaatttagaaaaaaagcagAACCCAAAAGAAATTCTGAAATCTATTGTACACACGAAGGAATATTAACACAACGgtacatttttaaaataaaaatggtattATTGTTTGATATATGAGATGAAACACCTTCGAAAAAGTACATCCAGGAATGCCAGAtaagcagattttttttctgctatagtgtaaattgtatttcaaatgtGCCCTTTTGATTCTATTGTAGTTTTAAGAAGCCGCGTATGCATTCAATTTGATTCGATGATTTGTGAAattaagtttttatttattttttctttgcctgGTGTCAAGAAAAATCCCAAGTaaagtagtttttttcaaaccaatttttcataatttgctcTCCGTATGATTTTTCCGGCAGTTAAATAAATGGCATCTCTGCCAGCGATTAGGCAGTTTATGATGACGGATAAAAACTTAACGAATTCATCGCGTTCGAGTTGTctcaatgtgcagagctgagttggcgatgcgattgacatcgccaacatagatcggGTTGCTGTTGCCTAATGTGTAGACGGCCTAACAAAACGTcgcattatttttcaatttgcatCACCACAATTTCCGTGTTTCAAAGTATTGCAAATTTCCCTCGGTGTATTACAAAGGCTGTCAAAACATTAGCTGATGCTATCGGTCGAATCACGTTGTTTTGTTTTGCGCTGAGACGTTTAGCGCGGCGCGATCAATAGAAAATAACAATTAATTTGGAGACTGGGAACCAGGAGACCCTGAATATTCAGGTAAATTTCCcgtgtttcgtttattttttattgtctTCATTCTTCAATACATATAAATTATTCTAGTGATTGCAACTTATTCGAGATCCATGTAAACTCCTATCAAAGTATCATCATTTCCATATCCTGCTTTTGTTGTCAGTCAAGCTTTCACGATTCTATCTGTTTTGAACCGAAATAACAATGGTGTGGTTTCCGGCGAGATGTGCATCACGCATTTGCAGCCCACTTCGTATGTAAATTTCGTCTGTGTTTCACGGATCATAATCAGAGATTGCTACACTTGGAGAAAATTctaacaaaaaattaagttcgcgttcaattttccttgtcAAATGTGTTTCTGAATGACTGACCGTAAAAAGTTAACTAATGAAGAATTTCAACCCTTTTTCAGTTTATCAATCGTCGAAAAGGAGAATGAACAATTCGACACCCAAACCACCATCGAAGCATAATCTCGTCTGGATAGATCTAGAAATGACGGGGTTGGACTTGGAAAAACATCGAATAGTCGAAATTGCATGCTTAGTGACAAACAAGAACTTGGAAGTTGTCGAGCCAGGGAAAGATATTGTCATTCACCATCCAGAAGAAGTACTGCAGGAAATGACCGACTGGTGCCGAGATGTTCACACGCAAACGGGCCTTACTCAGGCGGTGCGAGATTCGAAGGTTGACATCGAAGAAGCTGAACGGATAGTGCTGGAATACGTTAAAAGACACTGT
The Toxorhynchites rutilus septentrionalis strain SRP chromosome 2, ASM2978413v1, whole genome shotgun sequence genome window above contains:
- the LOC129771284 gene encoding oligoribonuclease isoform X2, with amino-acid sequence MVLQVYQSSKRRMNNSTPKPPSKHNLVWIDLEMTGLDLEKHRIVEIACLVTNKNLEVVEPGKDIVIHHPEEVLQEMTDWCRDVHTQTGLTQAVRDSKVDIEEAERIVLEYVKRHCPERSCPLAGNTIYMDRMFLYRYMPTLNEYLHYRVVDVSSMKELCKRWNGEIFSKAPPKSLKHRALQDIEESIGELKYYKQYMFATHSNC
- the LOC129771284 gene encoding oligoribonuclease isoform X1, whose protein sequence is MVWFPARCASRICSPLLYQSSKRRMNNSTPKPPSKHNLVWIDLEMTGLDLEKHRIVEIACLVTNKNLEVVEPGKDIVIHHPEEVLQEMTDWCRDVHTQTGLTQAVRDSKVDIEEAERIVLEYVKRHCPERSCPLAGNTIYMDRMFLYRYMPTLNEYLHYRVVDVSSMKELCKRWNGEIFSKAPPKSLKHRALQDIEESIGELKYYKQYMFATHSNC
- the LOC129771284 gene encoding oligoribonuclease isoform X3, which produces MNNSTPKPPSKHNLVWIDLEMTGLDLEKHRIVEIACLVTNKNLEVVEPGKDIVIHHPEEVLQEMTDWCRDVHTQTGLTQAVRDSKVDIEEAERIVLEYVKRHCPERSCPLAGNTIYMDRMFLYRYMPTLNEYLHYRVVDVSSMKELCKRWNGEIFSKAPPKSLKHRALQDIEESIGELKYYKQYMFATHSNC